A window of Colias croceus chromosome 13, ilColCroc2.1 genomic DNA:
tatttattttttgctggtACTTTACATTTCTGTACATTcgattatgttttttaatatttatacagttACTATTAGACAAGCACATAGAAACATGTTAATAACAATGTAtctgaataaaaatacaacacaTTAGTTTTCCAAGTTATTATTCAatagaaattataattgtataactTTGAAAGTCCATTTTCGCAACGTCTAGTCTCCTATTATAGTAGGTAGATAAAATCATCATAATGTGACGTCAATCAGCGCAGTGTGCCCTTACCCTTACCGCGGTTTGTTACGCAATCCTACACCTGGTAGATTAGACCTTGAAACTATCCAATTTCAAAACATGGCGgacgaaaatatttttcatttttcgtcAAATTGAAATCTTGATAGCACCATTACATAACTCTTATGATACTCTTATGTAATAGCGAGCGACAATCTAGAGAGAGAGATAGCTATTATTTCACTGTCTCGTCTTCATTCTAATTAATATCTACCTATActtgctaatattataaagctgaatttgtttgttaatgaaaaattatttcgatgttagatagcctgtttatcgaggaaggctataatgttatataattatatatcatcacgctaagacaaacACGActggagcaatgcgggtaaaaccgcggggcacagctagtgtcaATCTCAAACTATTATATAAAGGTTAACATTTTGTAGTCTGAATTGTATTGAACACATTACGCTACTATTTTTGAAGCTTCTCACCAGCTCatcatatataaataattcagaaAGATTACACTAGAAATAACAGTATAAATTTAGTtagaaaatgaaatttattccCGCAAGAGAACCGATTTAGAAACAACCTTCACCCTGcaatatagattttttttttttttttttattggttatagggaagcgcttgaccacaatctcgcctgatgttaagctgagatgcggtctaagatggagcgcgcttccctagaaggtacctgttcactctacgcttgaagacccccatattgtactcgtcggggaacacagactcaggaagcatgttccagtccctcgcggttcggataaagaatgtggaaccgaaccgcttagtccgggtacatggaacgtccaccatatagcgatgcctagaatctgtgcgcctcgacgatcGATGGAAGAACGGGGATGGCGGAACAAGATCGTGCAGTTCCGCAGCGCACtctccaaagtgtatccgatAGAAGACCGATAAGCTGGCCACTCTGCGGCGGTGACCGAGGCTCTGGAGCTTTTTGCCTACTAGGTCATCGTCGTTTATGAGCCTCTTGGCACGCCTCTCTATCGCCTCAAGCGCCTCCAGCTGGTACTTGGCGGAACCGTCCCAGAGGTGAGAGCAGTATTCCATGCACGATCGGACTTGTGCTTGATAAAGGTTGAGCAACTGTCCCGGGCTGAAATACTGTCTCACCTTCGCCAGAATTCCAAGCTTTTTTGAGGCTACTTGGGCTTTAGATTCAATGAAGGAACCAAAGTTCAGAGTAGGCGTTAAGGTGATaccaagaagctcgaggtggttaGTTATCGGCACGGACACACCTTGGAAATTCGGAGTAGTTAgacatataatttatgtaggtCAATTCTAAAGATTAGATCTTAGACTTAGATAATTTCAAAGGGTCGCCGGGTCTGTTACCATAACTA
This region includes:
- the LOC123697064 gene encoding uncharacterized protein LOC123697064, whose product is MPPPRRYRAATAPLRCVYVRDRTAPAPTPHRHRAAIRHCVSVPITNHLELLGITLTPTLNFGSFIESKAQVASKKLGILAKVRQYFSPGQLLNLYQAQVRSCMEYCSHLWDGSAKYQLEALEAIERRAKRLINDDDLVGKKLQSLGHRRRVASLSVFYRIHFGEVKVVSKSVLLRE